Part of the Paludisphaera borealis genome, AGGGGGCTGCCTCGTCGGCTCCTCGAGATCGTGCAAGCTCGACGACATCATCACTATACCAACACGACCCCGAAAGCCGCGCCCTCGGGAATTCCCATCAGACGATTCTACACCCGATCCGGTGTCGCGAGGGCGACGCGGCAACTGCGGGCCTTGATAATCATATACACCGTTTGGCCAGCCGAAAGCGCGAGTAGGCCGGACGCCGGGCCGACGGTGCTCGCCAGCCATCGCAGGTTGCCGGTGCGAACCACGATCTCGGCCTCGTGACCGTGCGGCACGACCGCCTCGACCACCCCTTCAATCAGGTTGCGGGCGCTCACGCCCGTGACCGGTTCGAGCGAGAGCAAAACGTCGTCGCCGCGAATCTCGGCGATCATGGCCGTACCGAGGGGATGGTCGACGTGCGGGACGATCAGCGAGGGACCGCCTGTCAGTTCGAGGCGGGTCGAGCCCTGGTCGGCGGCGTGCTCGGCGACCCGTCCCAGGAAGACGTTGCGAACCCCTTCGAGATGCAGAAAGCCCGCGTGCCGCGAGTTCGCCAGCACGTCGAGCGGCGAGCCCTCGGCGACGAGTCGGCCGTGCTCGATCAGGAACAGCCGCGTCCCCAGGGCGATCGCTTCCGCCGGGCTGTGGGTCACGTAAAGCACCGGCAGCCTCTCCGCCTTCTGGACCCGCCGCAGTCCCTCAAGCAGCGCATGGCGATTGGGCAGATCGAGGGCCGACACCGGCTCGTCGCAGAGCAGGAGCCGGGGCCTCGGGGCCAGCGCGCGAGCCAACCCCACCCGCTGGCGCTCCCCCCCCGAGAGCGTCGACGGCCAACGGTCGAGGAGGTGCTCGACGCCGCACAGCGCGGCGACCTCGGCAAGCCGCGACGCGCGCCGATCTCGGGCTTCGTGGTTCAGGCCGAAGCCGATGTTCGCGCCAACACGGAGGTGCGGGAACAGCAGGTCGTCCTGGAAGATCATGCCGATCCGTCGATGCCTCAACCGGACGTCGACGCCCCGGCTGGAGTCGAACAGCACGTCGCCGCCGAGCGCGATCCGTCCCACGTCCGGCCGGGTCAGTCCGGCGATCAGCCGCAGCAGGGTCGACTTCCCCGAGCCCGACGGCCCGAAGACCACGCCGATCTCGCCGTCGAGGCTGATGGTCGCGTCGACCGCGAGCCCGTGGTGGACCCGCCGGGTCACCTGAACTTCGAGCACCGGCCGTTGGTCCTTCAAAGCCGTCTCCCCCGCTCGGGCAAGGTCCGCTGCACGAATCCGAGCGCGGCGATCGAGATCAGCGAGATCCAGAGCGTCAGCCAGGCTGCCCGCGTCGAGTCGCCTTCCTGCACGGCGTCGTAGATCGCCAGAGAGGCCGTCCGCGTGAGTCCCGGAATGTTCCCCGCGACCATCATCGTCGCCCCGAAATCCCCGAGCGCCCGGGCGAACGCGAGCGCGACCCCGGCGGCCAACCCGCGCCAGGCCAGCGGCAAGGTCACCGACGTGAGGACCGACAGCTCCCCCCTGCCCAGCAGCCTGGCCGCGTCCTCCAGGCCGGGATCGACGGCCTCGAACGAGCCGCGCGCGGGGAGCAGAAAGAGCGGGAACGCCGCCACCGCCGACGCCAGCACCGCCCCCGACCAGTGGAAGACCAGCACGATCCCCAACGACTGGTCGAGCCAGCCCCCGACCCAGGTTCGCTTGCCGAGAAGCTGGAGCAAGAGATACCCGAGGACCGTGGGGGGGAGGACCAGCGGCAGCACCAGGAACCCCGCCAGGAGCCCCTTGCCCGGAAACCGTCGCCTCGCCAGCAGCAACCCGGCCGGCAACCCCACGGCGACGATCAGGAGCGTCGCGGCCGCCGCGACCTTCAGCGAGAGCCAGAGCGGGCCGAGATCATCCCCCATGCGGAGCGCCTTCGCGGGCCGCGGGCGGCTCGGCCTTCTCCCCAGAAGTCCGGAATCCGTGCGCGCCGAGGATCGACTGCCCGGCCTCGCCGACGACGAAATCGGCGAACCGGCGGGCGCGGTCGAGCTTGTCAGACTGGGCGACGACCCCGAGGCCCTGAATCAAGGGGTCGTAAAGCCCAGGATCGACCTGGATCACCTTGAGCGATCCCCCGTCGACGATCAGCGAACGGCTCACGAGCGCCGCCTCGGCGTCGCCTTGCTCGACGTAAAGGAACGCCTGGCGAACCGATTCGGCGAGAACCAGCTTGGGCCCGAGCGAGCCCCCCAGGCCGGCGCGTTCGAGAGCCTGGTTCGCGGCCGTCCCATATGGGGCGAACTTGGGATTGGCGATCGCGATCTTGCGGACTTTCGGCTTCACGAGATCGGCGATCCCGTCAACGTCGCCGCTCGCGGCCCGGTGGACGGCGAGCACCAGCGAGCCCCGCGCGTACGGCTTCACGGAACCCGCCGCGACGACGCCCTCGGTCTCCAGCCCTTCCACGAACTTCATGTTGGCCGACAGGAAGACGTCGAACGGCGCCCCCTTGCGGATCTGCTCGGCGAGCTGACCCGAAGCGCCGAAGGTCAGGACGACGTCCGCGTCGTGCGCCTTGTACTTCTCGATCAGATCCGGCAGCACGCGCTGGAGGTCGGCCGCCGCGGCGATCCGCAACGGCTCGGCCTTCTCAGCCTTGGCGGAAGGCAACAGAGTCGGCTCCGCGCGACCGCAGCCCAGCCCGAGCACGCAAACGACGCTCAGCACGTGGCGAGTCCGCAACCGGTTCAGCACCACGACGCACTCCCTGACGGATCGAGAAACGAGATCGACGCCCAGGCATCGAATCGTACGACCCGCGCCATGATCGCGTCAACCGAGCGCTCGCCTGGCCGGCGCGGGCTGGGTTCGCCTGAACACGACACGGCGGCCCCAGCAGGTCTTGGGGCCGCCGTCGTCGGGCGGAGCGTCGAAGAGCTTCCCGTTTGGTTACGCCCGCTTGCGAAGCTTGACGAACAGCGCGGCGACGCCGCAGCCGAGCAGCGCCAGCGAGGCCGGCTCGGGAACGGCGGCGGACGCGGCGTACGGCTCGTAGACGTCCGACTGATCCAGCCGGAGGGCGTAAATCTGGGAATGCTGCACGCCGCTGAACGCGATCGAGAAGCCGTCGACACCAGCGATCCCGCTCAGATCCCATTGCAGAATGTAGGTATTGATATAAAGGGGTTTTGGACCCGTCGGCGAAGCGAATTCGCCATTGTAGACCTGGTCGGTCACGAGCGACAGCGTGGCGGCAAGGTTCTGCGACCCGCCGTTGTAGCTCAGGACGGGCAAGGCGTGATTAAAAAAATCGTAACCGAAGGCCTCGCCGATCTGGATCTGGAAAACGACGTTCGCAAGACCAGCAACCGGCGTGCCGTCCTGGACGGCCAGTGTACCGCCCAGGGTGTTCTGGGCGGAGGAAAAGCCGCCGAAATAGATCGAACTCCCGCCCGGATAGGCGGCCCCCGAGAGCTTGGACAGTCCGGCGTCTCCTCCTTGACTCGATCCGATCGGCGCCGGCCAGGCGGCCGATCCTGGGAATCCGCCGTATCCGGGATTCCCCCCGGCGGTCAAGGACGCGTTCGTCCAGACGTCAGCTTCGGCGGCGCCCGGCAAGCCCGGGTCGATGATGCTCGCCCCCGGGACGAAATCGGCCCGGGCCGACGTCGTGAACAAGCCCATCGTCGCGGCGGCCATGAAGCACAAGGCGGTATGACGGAAAACGCTCATCGTTGCTCATTCCCCTCAGGTCTTAGGTGGATGCGCGGTGATCCACCGTCAGGTATCTCTGAAGCGTGAGTCGTCCCACAGCCGCGAGCCGACTCACGCGTCGTTTATGTGGAAGGGCCGAGATCGCCGCCCAACGTCGTGTCGTGGCGGCGGCGGAACTCTCAGCGTCGAAAATCACTCGAAGAGGAAGCCGTCGTCGGTTTCTCCACGCACGACCACCGAAAGCCGTCCGCTTCGACCGGGCTCCCCTTCGAGCCTCCTCCGGTGGGTCCGGAGCCAAACCGAAGGACTGTTGATACTGAGATTCAGTCTCAACTGAATCGAGGGTACCTTTGGGACCATGGTTCGTCAATAAGTTGACAGGAGGCAGCGAAGGAATCCTTTGGGGAGCGTTGTGCGCGGGCTCTGAGGAATCGGAGGGACGGCTCGGGGAGGCCGCCTGAGATTGCGATGCGCGGCTGAATCGGGTAAGACGAAAACGATCGACGTCTTCCACCCGAGCGGGTACTGGGAGAGTGTCACGAGCCGGGAGCCTCTTGCTTTTCGTCGTCGTCGATCGGCGAAGCGCGAGGAACGTCCATGCGACGGTGGCCGCTTGAAGCGGGGCGGTCGACGCGGACGCCGGTGTTCTTAGAGGAAAGGCCGCGCCAGGGATGAAGACGGAACAGTTTCTCGAACATCATGGCATCAAAGGAAATCCGTTCAGCGAAGAGGACGCGCAGACCGACACGGTCTTCAAGCGTCGATGTATGGCGACGATCCATCACCCGGCGTGGAACAAGTTCTTCGGCAGTCCGGCCGATCCCTCGACGGCGCTGGTCTTCGGTGAGAAGGGGAGCGGCAAGACAGCCTTGCGGCTGCAAGCGACGTCGGAGATCGACGAATTCAACAAGGCCAACCCTTCCGAGCGAGTGTTCGTCATCTCCTATGACGACTTCAACCCCTACCTGGACAACTTCCGGGTCGCCCTCCATTCGAACGACACGTCGCAGGTCCTCGGCCGGTGGCAGCTTCAGGACCACATGGACGCGATCTTGTCGCTCGGCGTGACGCAGCTCATCGACCTGCTGACGGCGGAGAAAATCGACCTCTCGGTCCTCAGCCTGGATCAGCGCCGCGACCTCTTGCTGCTGTCGGCCTTGTACGACGCCTCGACCGGCGAGCCGATCGAGAAGCGATGGAGCCGGCTTCGCCGTCGATCGGGCTTCCGTCCGCTCTGGAGCCGCCGCGATCTTCAGATCGGCTTCGGCACGACCCTGGCGGTCGTCGCCTTGATCGCCCTCTTCCCCAGCCTGCAAAGCTGGTCGCTGCTCCCCTGGCTGCTGGTCCCACTGGTCGCTGGCTGGATCTACTGGGGATGGCGGCTGGCCCGCGCCGAGTGGTACGCCCGCGACATCCGCAAGGGCCTGAAGGTGCTCAACCGCGACCCGTCGGCCCTACGCTGGGAGCTGCTCTGGTTCCAGCCGAGCGAACTCGGCGGCCAGCCGATGCCCACCGCGTCGCGCGGCCGGGCCGAAGAACGCTACGAACTGCTCCGCAAGTTCCAGGGCGTGCTCAACACGCTCGGCTACGGCGGCGTCGTCGTCCTGATCGACCGGGTCGACGAGCCGCAGCAGATCGAGGGCGACCCCCGCAAGATGCGCGCGTTCATCTGGCCCCTCCTGGACCACAAGTTCTTGCGCCACCCGGGGATCGGCGTCAAACTCCTGCTGCCGATCGAACTCGCCTACTACCTTGAGAAGGAAGACAAGGAGTTTTACGACCGCGCCCGGCCCGACAAGCTCAACATGATCAAGCCGCTAAGGTGGACCGGGGCTTCGCTTTACGACCTGGCAAGCGACCGACTGCGAGCCTGTCGAACGACCCCCTCGGCCAACGGCGACGCCCGCGCCGGCGACTCCCCGATCGAGAAGGCGGCCGACGGCTGGCGGCTCCGTGC contains:
- the modC gene encoding molybdenum ABC transporter ATP-binding protein, coding for MKDQRPVLEVQVTRRVHHGLAVDATISLDGEIGVVFGPSGSGKSTLLRLIAGLTRPDVGRIALGGDVLFDSSRGVDVRLRHRRIGMIFQDDLLFPHLRVGANIGFGLNHEARDRRASRLAEVAALCGVEHLLDRWPSTLSGGERQRVGLARALAPRPRLLLCDEPVSALDLPNRHALLEGLRRVQKAERLPVLYVTHSPAEAIALGTRLFLIEHGRLVAEGSPLDVLANSRHAGFLHLEGVRNVFLGRVAEHAADQGSTRLELTGGPSLIVPHVDHPLGTAMIAEIRGDDVLLSLEPVTGVSARNLIEGVVEAVVPHGHEAEIVVRTGNLRWLASTVGPASGLLALSAGQTVYMIIKARSCRVALATPDRV
- the modB gene encoding molybdate ABC transporter permease subunit, which produces MGDDLGPLWLSLKVAAAATLLIVAVGLPAGLLLARRRFPGKGLLAGFLVLPLVLPPTVLGYLLLQLLGKRTWVGGWLDQSLGIVLVFHWSGAVLASAVAAFPLFLLPARGSFEAVDPGLEDAARLLGRGELSVLTSVTLPLAWRGLAAGVALAFARALGDFGATMMVAGNIPGLTRTASLAIYDAVQEGDSTRAAWLTLWISLISIAALGFVQRTLPERGRRL
- the modA gene encoding molybdate ABC transporter substrate-binding protein codes for the protein MVLNRLRTRHVLSVVCVLGLGCGRAEPTLLPSAKAEKAEPLRIAAAADLQRVLPDLIEKYKAHDADVVLTFGASGQLAEQIRKGAPFDVFLSANMKFVEGLETEGVVAAGSVKPYARGSLVLAVHRAASGDVDGIADLVKPKVRKIAIANPKFAPYGTAANQALERAGLGGSLGPKLVLAESVRQAFLYVEQGDAEAALVSRSLIVDGGSLKVIQVDPGLYDPLIQGLGVVAQSDKLDRARRFADFVVGEAGQSILGAHGFRTSGEKAEPPAAREGAPHGG
- a CDS encoding PEP-CTERM sorting domain-containing protein; translation: MSVFRHTALCFMAAATMGLFTTSARADFVPGASIIDPGLPGAAEADVWTNASLTAGGNPGYGGFPGSAAWPAPIGSSQGGDAGLSKLSGAAYPGGSSIYFGGFSSAQNTLGGTLAVQDGTPVAGLANVVFQIQIGEAFGYDFFNHALPVLSYNGGSQNLAATLSLVTDQVYNGEFASPTGPKPLYINTYILQWDLSGIAGVDGFSIAFSGVQHSQIYALRLDQSDVYEPYAASAAVPEPASLALLGCGVAALFVKLRKRA